Within the Zea mays cultivar B73 chromosome 10, Zm-B73-REFERENCE-NAM-5.0, whole genome shotgun sequence genome, the region tttcatattttagagtctctggtagcaaatgctttattcttgttaaaagaggtagaaaatctaaatttgctcctaagactgtagaaggctttttactaggatatgattcaaacacaagggcatatagagtctttaacaagtcctctggacaagttgaagtttcttgtgacgttgtgtttgatgagactaacggctctcaagtagagcaagttgatcttgatgagataggtattgaagaggctccatgcatcgcgctcaggaacatgtccattggggatgtgtgtcctaaggaatccgaagagcctccaaatgcacaagatcaaccatcctcctccacgcaagcatctccaccgactcaaaatgaggatgaggctcaagttgatgaaggagaagatcaatcaaatgagccacctcaagatgacggcaatgatcaagggggagatgcaaatgatcaagacaaggaggatgaagaacaaaggccgccacacccaagagtccactaagcaatccaacgagatcaccccgttgacaccatcctcggtgacattcataagggggtaaccactagatctcgtgttgcacatttttgtgagcattactcttttgtttcctctattaagccacacaggatagaggaagcacttcaagattcggattgggtagtggcgatgcaagaggagctcaacaacttcacgaggaatgaggtatggcatttagttccacgtcctaatcaaaatgttgtaggaaccaaatgggtcttccgcaacaagcaagatgagcatggtgtggtgacaaggaacaaagctcgacttgtggccaagggatactcccaagtcgaaggtttggatttcggtgaaacctatgcacccgtagctaggcttgagtcaattcgaatattattagcctatgctacttaccatggcttcaagctttaccaaatggacgtaaagagtgccttcctcaatggaccaatcaaggaagaggtctatgttgagcaacctcccggctttgaagatagtgagtaccctaaccatgtgtataaactctctaaggcgctttatgggcttaagcaagccccaagagcatggtatgaatgccttagagatttccttatcactaatggcttcaaagttggaaaggctgatcctacactctttattaaaactcttgaaaatgacttgttcgtatgccaaatttatgttgatgatattatatttgggtctactaacgagtctacatgtgaagaatttagtaggatcatgacacagaaattcgagatgtctatgatgggggagttaaaatatttcttaggatttcaagtaaagcaactccaagagggcaccttcctaagccaaacgaagtatactcaagatattctaaccaagtttggaatgaaggatgccaaacccatcaagacacccatgggaaccaatgggcatctcgacctcgacaaaagaggtaaatccgtcgatcaaaaggtataccggtcgatgattggatctttactctatttatgtgcatctcgaccggatattatgctttccgtatgcatgtgtgcaagattccaagtcgaccctaaggaagcttaccttacagccgtaaaacgaatcttgagatatttggtttatactcctaagtttgggctttggtatcctaggggatccacttttgatttaattggttattcggatgccgattgggcagggtgtaaaatcaatagaaagagcacatcggggacttgacagttcttgggaagatccttggtgtcttgggcttcaaagaagcaaaattccgtagctctttctaccgccgaagccgagtacattgccgcaggccattgttgcgcgcaactactttggatgaggcaaacccttagggactatggttacaaattaaccaaagttaggcatgagctaaatattcttgattctaggaacttcttttgttgatttgcacacatagctcattcatatacctttgatcatatctctttcatatactatgactaatgtcttttcaagtctatttcaaatcaagtcataagtgtattgaaagggaattggagtcttcggcgaagacaaaggcttccactccgtaactcatccttcgccgtcgctccgagcaactctccatctttgggggagagatcactcttctactttggtacaatcttcactcatttatttatgaccaaagggggagagagtatttctaagggctctaatgactccgtttttggcgattcatgccaaagggggagaaagtattagcccaaagcaaaaggaccgcaccaccacctaacttTAAcacgagtttttcaattggtatgattctcaattgataaaattggtatcttattgtgttcaaaagggggagaaagtagcatttcaaaattgatatatcaaaaccctcttgaacactaagaggagaattttaatttaggggagttttgtttagtcaaaggaaaaacatttgaaacagggggagaaaatttcaaatcttgaaaatgcttcgcaaaatcttattcatttacctttgactatttgcaaaagaactttgaagaggatttacaaaagaatttgcaaaaacaaaacatgtggtgcaagcgtggtccaaaatgtcaaaaattgaagaaacaatccatgcatgtcttaaaagtatttatattggctcaattccaagcaacctttgcacttacattatgcaaactagttcaattatgcacttctatatttgctttggtttgtgttggcatcaatcaccaaaaagggggagattgaaagggaattaggcttacacctatttcctaaatgattttggtggttgaattgcccaacacaaataattggactaactagtttgctctagtgtacaagttatacaagtgccaaaggttcacacttagccaataaaaagaccaagtatggggttcaacaaagagatcaAGGGATAaccaaaggcacctctggtctggcgcaccggactgtccggtgtgccaccggacagtgtccggtgcaccactggacagtgtccggtgcaccagaggactccaagccaaactcttcaccttcgggaaaatccagaggcgctccgctataattcaccggactgtccggtgtacaccggacagtgtccggtgccccaaggaagagcggctctggaactcgccagcctcgggaattcgctccgctataattcaccggactgtccggtgtacacaggactatccggtgaaccagcagagcaatggctacttcgcgccaacggtcacctgcaggcgcatttaatgcgcgccagaagcgcgcagaagtcaggcacacgcgagacggtgcaccggacaatctacagtacttgtccggtgtacaccggacagccaggcgggcccagaagtcagaagctccaacagtcgaatcccaacggcctggtgacgtggctggtgcaccggacatgtccggtgtgcaccggactgtccggtgcaccatacgacagtcagccgccaccaaacagctagtttggtggttggggctataaatacccccaaccaccccacattcaagtcatccaagttttcccacatcaactacttacaagagctctagcattcaattctagacacacccaagtgatcaaatcctctccaaactccacacaacgccctagtgattagtgagagagatttgcttgtgttctttcgagctcttgcccttagattgctttcttctttgattctttcttgcgatcaactcaattgtaaccaaggcaagaggcaccaattgtgtggtggcccttgcggggaagttttgttcccgtttgattgagaagaagaagctcactcggtccgagggatcgtttgagagagggaaagggttgaaaaagacccggcctttgtggcctcctcaacggggagtaggtttgcgagaaccgaacctcggtaaaacaaatccacgtgtcacactccttatttgcttgtgatttgttttgcaccctctctcgcggactcaattatatttctaacgctaacccggcttgtagttgtgattatttttgtaaatttcagtttcaccctattcaccccccctctaggcgacttttacctatcaccggacagttcggtgcctatcaccggacagtctggtgtgcaccggacggcTAGGCCAACGgcctgctctcgggaattttagcctgcgtcggctataattcaccggaccgtctgcGCGGAgcgccggacagtccagtgtgccatccGCCAATGGCTAGCTACCATGTCGGCCGAGAGCCAACGGTCAacaggagcaccggacagtctggtgccccccccGAGCAGTCTGGTGCCCCCGAGAAAAGGAAATCAGCCAATTAGGGATTTCGTAGTCGTTGCATTGTTGACTGTCCCGatatgcactggacagtccgatgcacccacggatagaaggcaaccagggccttccaaatggagctccaacgactcctaggtcccttgggctataaaaggaacccctaggcgcatggagctccAGAACCAAGCATCCCTTAACATTCTACAACACCAAGACGCTGCGATCACGCCATTGCTTCGCTAGTTAAAGATTCGAGCACGTGTTTTGAATTGTAACTCTGTTGCGCCGTCTTTTGTGCTCTTCTCTTGgattgtgtgcgtgtgttgctgTGACTTTATCTCGTGTGTGTGTTTCTATTCTCCCTTactattgtgttcatttgagattaattgtgtaaggcgtgagagactccaaattatgGAGATTTCTCACAACGATATATTCTTGAGATAAAGagagaaccgtggtattcaagttgatctttagatcacttgaaagtggttgagtgcaaccctcgtccattgggacgccacaacgtaagtaggcaagtattctatttgaccaaaccacgggataaaaaattATCGTGTCACTTGTCTTTATCTTATTGCGATTTTCTCTCTATTCACTTCACTtacataattgctctaagtttaatacttacttagtgaagagcaattaagtgaagaagttcagTCTTCTCATCCTCCTCATTCGAACTTGGCTCTTGCTTTTactaatccaatattagtccaagtttgttttgttgagctgtttttacaggatcacctattcagcccatctaggtgctctcacgcgTCACTCGACGCGGAGTTCATGGGCCTATCCTCGCATCGCTTGGCACGGAGTTTGTGGGGACTTATCCTCACGACACGCTCCGAGGTTGTGATAGCGGACGGAGGAAGGCGTGTGGAGACGGTTTTTGTGTGTGTCGTACGGGAGTTTCGTTTTAGAGATGTAGGAAAGCACGACGACGCACGACGGTCACTAGAGGATGACAACGCACGAAAACCAAGACACACGAAACTCTCCTATTATAGTAGTAGAGAAGAGATTATAGGAGTGCGGGTTGATTCTAAATAGATGtaggtttttttaaaaaaaatattgaCGCATGATGATCGATTGGAacttaatatagtagagataaaGAATAGTTAGGTACATACATTGTTACGGTTATTTACATTATCTCTTTTATATAACACAATCATTTATATAACACAAGCAGATGTAAGTTGTGGTGGTAAGCTGCTTGGAGTGAAGAACTTGGGTTCGAATCTTGGCGCACAGCGGAGGAGGACGGCGTACGAAGAAGCTCACGTTGTAAACACGCTTTAAAGGAGTAGTGACTATTGAGCAAATATTCCAAATTATTTATTTTAAATATCTGAAACTTAACTTTTGGGAACAAAAGTAGTCTAATATGACTGCACGCGATAGGTTGAAGCAGAGCATGCAAGTTTCTGTTGTTTGATTCTCAGATAGTTTCATATTATGCAGATATCAGAACTAGCTAATATTTCGTTCTAAAAAAGATTTGGTTATGCCATATCACCTACAAAGTTGCTCAGCGGAAAGAGTATGTACCATCCCTTTTTAGTAAAGTGGAGCAAAAAGCAAGAATCAACAACAGATTTAAAGATGCAGACTTGCTGAGTAAATTGTAAGCCACAAAATATGTTCACCAAACAACTTATAAAAAAGAGAGTCTAGGCTCCTCCCGGATTGGCGTTTTCTTCTACATCAAGCACGACAACAGCTTTCTTCAGAAGAGCCTCAACAggcaggtgtgagttttcaacagCCTTGGTTATTGCTTGCCATTTTTCGCCATGCTTTGGTTCTGCTGCAACACATCTTTTCAGAACATCCTTTTGTGTGTCCACATTTCCATGCTGAAGTTCAAATTTGTAGTACAATGCCCAAAAATCACCAATATCAGGAGCAAGAGTAACAGCCCTGTTTAACCAACTCCTAGCCTTATCAACCTTCCTGTCAAGCCAGAAAAGTTTGGCCACAGTTGCAATGACATGTGGATCATGATCACTTCGCTTAATAGCATCTGTGCTCTTTCCTTTACGCTGTGGGCGTGGTGCCATCTCAATAGCTGCAGCCCACAAAATACCACTTGTTGGACACTCTTGCAATGCCTTGGCCAGTAGAGCATCGGCTTCCTTTTTGTTCCCATTCCTCAATTCAGCTCGAATTGCCGCTAGCCAGAGTTCAGGTGTAGCAGGGTTCTTCTTTCTAGCCATTGTGAGAACAGCACGTGATTTACTCAAGCCACTAATCTTCTCCTCTAGGGTAGCTAGAGAGAGCCAAAGAGGGATGCAACTAGGGCACTGCTTCAGGCCATTCTCAAAAACCTCCTTGGCCTTCGCTCCATTACCAAGCCGGTCTTCCATCTGTCCATGCATTAACCACAATTTGAAGAATGCAGGGAATAGCTTCAAACCTTCCTCCAACAATCTCCTTTCCTCACCAACATTCCCCAATTCCCTCTCAACAATGGCAGATTTCATCCAAACCCTCTCTGTCCCTCCTCTTTCCCTGGCCTTGGCCAAGAGCATTCTTGCTCTCTCCGGCTCATTGTTCTCAAACTCGAGCTTGAATGCAGCCAGCCAGATCTCTTCTGAATTGGGGATAGCAGCATAAGCTTCCTGAAGAATTGCACGAGCAGCAGGCACATCTCCAGCCAACCATTTCTCCTTTGCAGCCATAAGCCACAATACTTCAGCTCGTGGATTGTAGTTAACAGCCTTCTTGAGGAGCGCATCAAGTGACTCCCTAGTCCCATGGCTCTTCTCAAGTTGTGCTGCTTTCAGCCAAATACTCTTCTTAGTAAGGAACACAGTAAGCGCATGTGCATAGATGGCGCGTGCTGTTTCAATTGAACCACGCTTCTTGCATTCCTCAGCATCAGCAACCCACGTGCGCTTCCGATCCTCATCATCAACACCAATGCCTATAGTGTTCTTCACAATAGCCTGGCAAGTCAAAACAGATCCAGCACGCTCCGCGGCTTCTGCTTCCTTCAACCATGCTTCCCTATCAATATCCATTCCTTCTCTCTGTAGAGATCTGATACCTCTCTCAATCACCTTGTTAACTGATTGTGTGTTCCCATTAGCCTCCTCTAGCTTTGCAGCTGTAATCCAAATGGCAGGCTCCTTGGGGAGCTTCTCCCTGGCCTTGTTAAGTACTTTCCTTGCTTGGTCATAGGTCTCCAGCCTTGCAAGGGCAAGCCAAAGTTCCACATGCAACGGGCAACACTCCACAGCCCTGTGAAGCAACAACCTTGCATCCTCTTCATTTGCAAGCTCAACTACAGCCTTCCATAGCCGGACTGAATCAGGAATGTGCTCCAGCCCTTTCCTCAAAACCCTGCTCTTATTCAGATCACTGCTCTCCAATTTTGCTGCCTGCAACCATAGCTTCACAGAATTTGGAATTGACATCACACCACGGGCAATTACAGCCTTTGCCTCATCTGGACTGGCCAAACGGCATGCTTCAAGCCACACATCTTCGTTCTTGGGGCACTCTTCACAGCCACGCTGGATAAGCTGTCGAGCAATCTGAAGCTTGCCAGCAATCTCTTCGAGCCTAGAAGCGGCAATCCAACCGGGGGGATGCTTAGGATTTGTCTGCGTCACTGACTTGAGCAATAGACGCGCCTTCTTGATGTCAGAAATCTCAGCATCACTAGTAATCTTCATGCTTTTCAGGTCTGTCAAATACCCTTTCGGATCAACTACAGTGAGCCCAGAAACTGAATCTGACAGCCTATCTAACTTGAGCGAGAGCACAGTGCCACGACCCTCGCCAACAGCCGTCAGATCAGTAACAGGAGTCTGTGCCCATGGCGTCTCTGTGCCACCAGCCGCACGGCTCTTAGGGTCAAGAGCTGTGACATGCTCCTGCTCCTGCCGAGCCTTCTCAAGCAGGGTGTCCGGCACGGGCACGAAGCTCTCAAACCGCTTCTTCTTGTTGCGCAGCGAGTAGTCCCCAATTTCCGGTATGCTCTCCCATTCCTGCGCGGACAGATCAGCCAGCTTCCTCTTGAGATCAGCAAACTGCTCGGTGATTTTAGGGTTTGACGCGCGGTACTTCTCAATCTCCTGCTTGAGGCGCGCCTCGCGGCGATCCTTGCGGCGCGAGTCCATCCTCTGGTCGATGCTCTCCCACACAGCATCCGCCTCGCGGTCGTCGTCGTCGTAATCGGCGTTGGAGAAGAGACCGGCGTCGTtgccctcgaactcgtcgaacttCTGGTTCTCGTCGTATCCCTtctcctcgtcgccgccgtcgtcgtcgccgtcatccTCGCCGGGAGGCTTCCCGCGGCCGCGGCCGACGGcagggccggcggcggcggccgagcggTCGGGTAGGTCGGGCGCGGCCCGGGCCGGCCCGATATCCGAGCGGGTGGTGAAGCCGGTTGCGCCACGGCCGAGCCCCGCGACGTAGTTGGCCGGCGGCTTCGAGTTGAGGAAGTCGTACCGCACGGGGCgagcggccggcggcggcgggagAGGCGGCGGTGTAGGTGTAGGGGTCGGAGTGGTGCCGGACATGACGCTAATCGGGTAGGATTGAGAGACGAGGAGCGTGGGGCGTCTCCGTCGGCTGCGAGTTTGGGACGAATTGGTGGAAGAATTTAGTGATGAGTTTGGTTGCCTGGCTCAACTCAGGACCAGACCTATTTGAAACAGACACATCATGTTTAGTTGCATGGCTCAACTCGGGAGCCTAGCTTGAGACGGGTCAGCTGACTCCGTGATCTGGCCTGATCAAAATGAAGATAACTCGTTTCGCTGGCCGGTCAGATCTGTGCTGGCCCGGTAAAAATATGCTAGCCATGTGTAATGTCTTTGTGGTTTTATTCTAAGAAAAATTGTAATCTACAGTGATGTTTTTTTTGTTATCAGCCTTATAATCTGAGAAAAATTGTACTCTGCAGTGATGTCTTGAAACTGTATAATTTTTTTCATGCTGAGAGAAATTGTGATATGCAGTGATATTGTTTTACTTTCTGCTTTGAAACTTAATTATTTTTTATATGCTGAGAAAACTGGTCCTATGCTATGATGCCATTTCATTATCTCTTCTTATGACTTCAATTTTATAAATGTCTTATCAATTGTATATAGACTATGGAAGTTGAGCTAGTTGTTGCTGGTAGTACCTCAAGGACTGCCGTGCGCTGGACCCCTATGATATCAGCTTTTATCCTTAGGAAGTTTGCGGACTTGGTTGGGCAAGGAGTAAAAACGGATAAAGGGTTCAAAGAGGTCCATGTCAACTCTGTTGCTAAAGCACTGACTGAATTCAGTGGCCAAGAAGTCACAGAAACCCAGGTCTACAATCATTTGAGGAAGTGGCGTCAAAAATGGATCAGGGTTTATAGGCTCAAGGACCTAAGCGGTGCTGATTGGGATGAGAATACAATCACAATCATCCTTGATGATGAGCACTTGCTGGGCCATACAAAAGAAAACCCAAAGGATGTTGAATTCCTCAATGTGCCAATTGAAAACTATGTGCAAATGAAAATTATATTTGGAGCTGGGCAGGCTACTGGCAGGTATGCCATGGCCTCAAATGAGCCCATTTGCACCATCTCGAACATCACTGAAGGTGCTGGTGCATCTGAAGAACCATGTCTTGTTGGTACTACTGCTTCTGGTTTTGCTGGTGCCAGCCCTTCTCATAGTGGCTATGGTGCTGCTAGTTTCTCTGGATCCTCTGGAAAGAAAAGGAGACTTAGTGATGAAGAGATGGGGATTATGACATGACTTATTGGAGTTGTGAACAAATTGGTTGAAGTTGTCCAAGCACCTATTGTGGTCCAGACCACCGATGTCCACCCTGATTTATATCAAATTTGCATGAGTATTCGAGGTTTCACTGTTGCCTTGCCTACCTATTAGTCAACAAAAGGCAAGGTGATGGCTTTGTGAAGATGGAACCTAAACACTGTGTGCTTTGCATAAGGCAGCACCTTGCAAGGATTTGAGCAGACCAGTCTTATGCCTATGATGCCTAGTACCTTGCTCTATGCGTAATACTTTGATCTATGCCTAATACTTTGCTCTACGCCTATGATACTAGTCTGTGGATAATAACAACTTGTCTTATGCCTAAATCTAGAACTGTGGATGATAATTCAAGTTGTTTATTCATACAAATCTGAGGCAATTTATTGTATTACTCTCATGAGTTGATCAAGTGATTTTAATTAATAATGATTTCTGAGGCAAACTATAGTTCATACAATTATGGTTATGGTAAGTATGGTAGCATTTTTTGGATGTTACTGTTATGGTTCTTCTAGCAGAGCACATATGACATGATTTTCCTTGTGGTGGTCTATGTTTCCCTGAGGCAAACTATGCTAAAACAGTCAATTCATGTTGTTCAGATTTCTTCCTCTTTGCTTGAAATATATCTTTGCTTCAAATTTATTGTATCActattgtcggcgtttcaagaccggggggtccctggaccgacgagtaaattgtcgccgcgtgccccagcccagatgg harbors:
- the LOC103640981 gene encoding protein STABILIZED1; this translates as MSGTTPTPTPTPPPLPPPPAARPVRYDFLNSKPPANYVAGLGRGATGFTTRSDIGPARAAPDLPDRSAAAAGPAVGRGRGKPPGEDDGDDDGGDEEKGYDENQKFDEFEGNDAGLFSNADYDDDDREADAVWESIDQRMDSRRKDRREARLKQEIEKYRASNPKITEQFADLKRKLADLSAQEWESIPEIGDYSLRNKKKRFESFVPVPDTLLEKARQEQEHVTALDPKSRAAGGTETPWAQTPVTDLTAVGEGRGTVLSLKLDRLSDSVSGLTVVDPKGYLTDLKSMKITSDAEISDIKKARLLLKSVTQTNPKHPPGWIAASRLEEIAGKLQIARQLIQRGCEECPKNEDVWLEACRLASPDEAKAVIARGVMSIPNSVKLWLQAAKLESSDLNKSRVLRKGLEHIPDSVRLWKAVVELANEEDARLLLHRAVECCPLHVELWLALARLETYDQARKVLNKAREKLPKEPAIWITAAKLEEANGNTQSVNKVIERGIRSLQREGMDIDREAWLKEAEAAERAGSVLTCQAIVKNTIGIGVDDEDRKRTWVADAEECKKRGSIETARAIYAHALTVFLTKKSIWLKAAQLEKSHGTRESLDALLKKAVNYNPRAEVLWLMAAKEKWLAGDVPAARAILQEAYAAIPNSEEIWLAAFKLEFENNEPERARMLLAKARERGGTERVWMKSAIVERELGNVGEERRLLEEGLKLFPAFFKLWLMHGQMEDRLGNGAKAKEVFENGLKQCPSCIPLWLSLATLEEKISGLSKSRAVLTMARKKNPATPELWLAAIRAELRNGNKKEADALLAKALQECPTSGILWAAAIEMAPRPQRKGKSTDAIKRSDHDPHVIATVAKLFWLDRKVDKARSWLNRAVTLAPDIGDFWALYYKFELQHGNVDTQKDVLKRCVAAEPKHGEKWQAITKAVENSHLPVEALLKKAVVVLDVEENANPGGA